One genomic window of Phoenix dactylifera cultivar Barhee BC4 chromosome 6, palm_55x_up_171113_PBpolish2nd_filt_p, whole genome shotgun sequence includes the following:
- the LOC103709250 gene encoding diacylglycerol kinase 1 isoform X3: protein MNWFKEKFREFLPKWGNESSDMAEFWFSVVTYITTVFIGILTLTYAFSIWRHNTSLSWMKTMARSKKNPKTKHKVPVAAHVWSIESGSCAKRLKCCVCLESVSPPQPLGQMMTLDNSIHRCNICGAAAHMMCSSIAQKDCKSVSMIGYKHVIHQWTVQWTEVADQPEETPCCSYCEEPCSGSFLGGSPVWCCMWCQRLVHVDCHSSMANETGDICDLGPFKRLVLSPLFVKDLSSAGAGGFLSSITHGANELASTVRGHINRSQSKKYKQDSEFPSDSTNSNSTNDISGERTTDTYLTSNGSHGNREYCNGVTDVGDQQQSSESGCKGEMKAALSRTSSFTQGDDSQILGTKQKYELIDLPPDARPLLVFINKKSGGQRGESLRHRLHILLNPIQVSELSSTQGPEAGLFLFRKASHFRILVCGGDGTVGWVLDAIDKQNYESPPPVAILPAGTGNDLARVLSWGGGLGAVERQGGLCTVLHYIEHAAVTILDRWKVAIEDSSSKIVQPLRFMNNYLGIGCDAKVALDIHNLREENPEKFHSQFLNKMLYAREGAKSIMDRTFADLPWQIRLEVDGVEVEIPEDAEGVLVANIGSYMGGVDLWQNEDESYDNFDPQSMHDKMLEVVSIKGTWHLGKLQITCWH, encoded by the exons ATGAATTGGTTTAAAGAGAAATTCAGGGAGTTTCTTCCCAAGTGGGGAAATGAATCTTCTGATATGGCAGAATTTTGGTTTTCCGTTGTTACTTATATAACAACCGTGTTTATTGGAATCTTAACATTAACATATGCTTTCTCCATATGGAGGCATAATACCAGTTTAAGTTGGATGAAGACTATGGCAAGGTCAAAGAAGAATCCAAAAACAAAGCATAAAGTTCCTGTTGCTGCTCATGTTTGGAGCATAGAATCTGGTTCTTGTGCAAAACGTCTGAAGTGTTGTGTATGTTTAGAATCAGTTTCACCACCTCAACCTCTTGGACAGATGATGACTTTGGATAACTCCATACACCGCTGCAATATTTGTGGTGCGGCTGCGCATATGATGTGCTCTTCCATTGCACAGAAAGATTGCAAATCTGTATCCATGATTGGTTATAAACATGTAATCCACCAATGGACTGTTCAGTGGACCGAAGTAGCAGATCAACCTGAAGAAACTCCTTGTTGTAGTTATTGTGAAGAACCTTGCAGTGGATCCTTTCTTGGTGGCTCTCCTGTTTGGTGCTGTATGTGGTGTCAACGGCTAGTGCATGTGGATTGTCACTCAAGCATGGCTAATGAAACAGGTGATATTTGTGACCTTGGACCATTTAAACGCCTTGTTTTATCACCTCTCTTTGTAAAAGACTTGAGCAGTGCAGGAGCAGGTGGTTTTCTAAGCTCTATAACACATGGTGCAAATGAATTGGCATCTACCGTACGAGGACATATTAATAGGAGCCAGAGTAAAAAATACAAGCAGGACAGTGAATTCCCTTCTGATTCAACTAATAGCAATAGTACCAATGACATCTCTGGAGAAAGAACCACAGATACTTATCTAACATCTAATGGCTCCCATGGTAATAGAGAATATTGTAATGGGGTTACTGATGTTGGCGACCAACAACAAAGTAGTGAAAGTGGCTGCAAGGGGGAGATGAAGGCAGCATTGAGCAGAACTTCATCATTCACTCAAGGCGATGACTCCCAGATATTAGGAACAAAACAAAAGTATGAACTGATTGATTTGCCTCCCGATGCCAGACCACTCCTAGTTTTCATCAACAAAAAAAGTGGTGGTCAGCGAGGAGAATCACTTAGGCACCGTTTACACATTCTTCTAAATCCAATACAG GTATCTGAGTTGAGTTCAACACAAGGGCCGGAGGCAGGACTATTCTTATTCAGAAAGGCATCTCACTTCAGAATTCTTGTTTGTGGTGGAGATGGTACAGTTGGTTGGGTTCTTGATGCAATAGACAAACAAAATTATGAATCTCCTCCACCAGTTGCAATTCTTCCAGCTGGCACCGGTAATGATCTTGCAAGAGTTTTGTCATGGGGTGGTGGTCTTGGTGCTGTTGAGAGACAAGGAGGTCTATGTACTGTTTTGCACTACATTGAGCATGCAGCAGTGACCATTCTTGATAGGTGGAAAGTAGCAATTGAAGATTCATCATCCAAGATTGTCCAACCTCTGAGATTTATGAACAATTATCTAG GGATTGGCTGTGATGCAAAGGTTGCTTTGGACATACATAATCTACGTGAAGAAAATCCTGAAAAGTTCCACAGCCAG TTCTTAAACAAAATGCTTTATGCAAGAGAAGGTGCAAAAAGCATCATGGACAGGACGTTTGCGGACTTACCTTGGCAAATCAGATTAGAGGTAGATGGAGTTGAGGTAGAAATTCCTGAG gATGCAGAAGGTGTACTTGTTGCAAATATTGGAAGTTACATGGGAGGGGTTGATTTGTGGCAGAACGAGGATGAGAGTTATGACAATTTTGATCCACAGTCGATGCATGACAAGATGCTGGAAGTTGTTAGCATCAAGGGAACATGGCATCTCGGGAAGCTTCAG